In the genome of Ctenopharyngodon idella isolate HZGC_01 chromosome 16, HZGC01, whole genome shotgun sequence, the window gtataacggtcgaggagacagaacgagcaagagggagattagaagaaaaaaaagaagaaaaaaaacaactgcagaaagaaaataggacacaatacaaaagagctcaaaagaatatcactggaatgaaggtttatgactgggcaagcgctttataGGActcgcgttaatattagaaaagctttccagcgctggagagagctaagcgggaaaaCCTGAAAACAGGAGGATTCTTTGGAGGATGCTTTGATTCTGCTgcacatgtgagtaacactgggtttgagtgtcattgattgtctggagctgctgtgctgttggcgactaacaacaaacacttgtttgtatttactcttatgtactgtacgttcattttttgtgcttacttgtcattcgttcatcatctgcgctttattttttgtgaagcattTGCCTGCGCttaagctgtgataaacagacatacACTCtcacattgcgtgtgtaacagtggccagatagttgtgcaggtaaaccactgcgcactgaCGACTGCTAGAGAATacggtgtttagcgtcatttttagtgcactcgcctcgccTGCCAGCAGCGAAAGGGCCGGGCTTCGAGactgactcggagcagggtggggttaggattggagagagagttttggaggcggagcaatgaagagaggggtgggtttgtttgggttgatttcaaatatcaacaatgttcaacagcgtttttgaaaaactacttaccccacctttaaacattatttaaataattttcttacTTTCTGGTTAGTTTTATTGCTTTTCaaaggtttatttgttttatctgCTGCTGTTTTTCAGGGAAATTTTCCCCTACCTTGTGGTGGTAATAGGTTTGGAGAATGTCCTTGTCCTCACCAAGTCTGTTGTGTCAACGCCTGTTGACCTTGAAGTCAAGCTGCGTATTGCTCAAGGTCAGAGATGATGCAATCACTGTTACAATATGCACACAGAATTTTTCTGTCCTAGTGTTTTGAATATAAGTACAGCCCATTCAGTACTTAGCATTATCACACTGTTGTATAGTGAtacttataaaaatatatatttttatttttataagatATATTTTCCCACAACTGTATGTAGATTAGGCTTAAAAACAATGGACATCAATAATAAAgttgtttatgtatttaataaatgtttttatgtatttaaaaatcactgctttaaacatgttatttattttatttaaaattcacagccattaaaaaaaatatatatctaaaagtctgtgtgtgtgtgtatgtgtatatatatttatgtaagtatgtatatgtatgtagtatgtatgtgtgtgtacgtataaaaaatataaattatatatatatataatttatattttttatacgtacacacacatacatactacatacatatacatacttaCATAGAGGCAAAAgccgtagttaatagttagtgattaatagtgagaatttgaccctaaactaaagtgtgaccataggtgtgtgtgtgtgtgtgtgtgtgtatatatatatatatatataatatatatatatataaatttttatttttttttggttctgCCTTAAGGTCTAAGCAATGAGAGCTGGTCCATCATGAAGAATATGGCCACTGAACTGTGCATCATCCTCATTGGATACTTCACATTTGTACCAGCAATTCAGGTGAAGCTCTTCTAAATAACACAAGTATATAACCTGCTTTTGGTGGTAGTTGTATAGTTGCCGATTGAAAACACCCTTTGCCCCTTTTCTTATGTGTGTAGGAGTTCTGTCTGTTTGCTGTGGTCGGTCTAGTGTCCGATTTCTTCCTGCAGATGTTTTTCTTCACCACTGTGCTGTCTATTGACATCCGCCGCATGGAGGTGAGAACCACCCACACATGGAACATTCTAGAAAGTTGCTTTTACAATTCCATGAGAAACACATGAATCATTCGTTGCTTCATCTGAGTGTCTTATCTTGATTGTTCGGTTTTATCGTGTCATCTCGCTAATCTGTCTTCTCATGTCTTCACACATATAGTTGGCTGATTTGAACAGGCGTCTCCCGGCCGAAGCGGGGATGCCTCCGCCTAAACCAGGCCCTTTACGTCCACGAGAGACACCTCCACCACCTCGCCCCTCTCCCCACACAATCACCCTGCAGGCCCCTGCGTTCCGAAACCTCCGCTTGCCCAAGAGGCTCAGGGTGGTTTACTTCTTAGCCCGTACTCGCCTGGCACAACGAATTATCATGGTAAAAATTACTCACTTAAAAGGTGCATTGTAACATTCTGTGTAGCTAGCAGCATGAAACTGGacttcaataataataaataatacaattatattattatactaccattcaaaagtttggggtcagtgattttgttttaagaaattaaaaaaactattcatcaaagatgcattaaattgatcaaaagtaactgtaaagacatttatcattttacagaagatttctatttcaaataaatgctgttcctttgaacattttattcatagaatcctggaaaaaaaatttaaaccgCACAACTGTCAGcgttgatagaaaaaaaaaatgtttcttaagcaccaaatcagcgtTAGAATGAGttctgaaggatcttgtgacactgaaaactggagtaatgatactgaaaattcagctttgccatcataggcatacattacattttaaaatgtgttaaaatagacagttatattaaaagtaagttttaaattgtaacaatattattacacaatattactgttttaccgTATTTtgatcagccttggtgagcataagagacttatttcaaaaacattaaaacatcttacaggccccaaacttttgagtggtaattagataaataaataaagttatctTAGAATTTTTATGTTatctaaatgtattatttatttaataggtTGGCACTGTAATCTGGATTGGGATCTTGGTCTACACAGACCCTGCTGGTCTGAGAACTTTGCTTGCTGCCCAGGTGTCAGAGCAGAGCCCTCTTGGGGAGGCGGGGCTTCCTCCTCACCTGGGCGTGGCTCCAGTATTTCCTGGTGGAGACCCAACCAGCACACTGAGCGTGCTTCCTGCCCCTGAACCCACCCCTCTACCCGAGAACCAATCCCAGGGTCACCGAGCAGCCCGCCCAGGAGTTGCCCCTGTCTCCAGTCCCCAGATCACTTGGGGCCCTGAGGATGAGGAGCTATGGAGGCGGCTTTCTTTCCGCCACTGGCCTTCACTCTTTAGCTATTACAATATCACTCTTGCAAAGAGGTGCGCTACTTTCTCACCTTGTGATAGCTAATGCGGTTCAGGCCCTCTCTTAACATCTCAGTTTGTCTGTGTGTAAcatacttatttttttctctgattCCCTCAGGTATATCAGCATTCTTCCAGTCATCCCTGTCACGCTCCATCTCAGCCCACAAGAAGCCATAGACACACGTCACCCCCAGGACACACACCACGCTCCTCCTCCCAGCATCAAGACCTCCGATCTGCAGACAGACCTCACACTCTACAAGTCAGTGTCTCGCTTCAGCTATTTGGCCATATATCATAATACCCACTTTTATTAGTGTTACTCGTTCACAAGTTTAGAAATTAACCATAGCTTGGGCAACAATGCCCCAGATATTTAACACGTGAAGCCAAAAAGATACattcttgttgttgttgtttatgtaatttttatttttttatttatttaatacactactgttcaaaagtttggggtcagtaagatttttttgtttatgaaagaagtgtcttatgctctccaaggctgcatttatttgattaaaatacataaagtgttgagaaaatataatttttaaaatgtaatttattacagtaatggcaattttcagcatcatttctccagtcttcattgtgaCATGGTTCtttagaaataattctaatatgctgatttgctgtttatcaatgttggaaacagttgtgctgcttaatatttttgtggaaaaatttTTCAGGATTAGAATTAATGTCGTATGTGTAGGATTTCAATATTagtagaatgttcaaaagaacagcgttcatttgaaatataattttttttgtatcattacaaatgtctttactgtcacttttgcactgaccccaaacttttgaacaattttattacttttttagttATGAATTTAGCATAAGTTTGAAGTATCTGACACAAAGTTTAGCAtgctttgtttttatgtttttatataaatattgccCTTTTATAAAGGGTAAAAAATGCCCCCAAAAATGTAATTGGAAATATATAACCCCATGACACCAATTACATTTTCTTGTGGAATTATGTGGTGCATTTTGTGGTGTCATCACAGAAACAAATTCCACCAGCCCTGtcatgttaaaataaacaaagactcTAGTATCTTTTATAAAACTCCTACACTATTTGGGTGTTCACCAGAGGGCTGTAAAGatcagaatttttttcttttcccacctttttatttatagatCAGACAGTAGTCATTCATTGTTAATCTATAAGTTGCTCAGTGACTTTTCTCAGAAAGCATGTATTATCGGTTTCCTTTGTGGTCTTTCTGTGAACAAATGTCAAAAGGTTTTAAACCTCATGGccaaaatattcttttaaacaaACAGTTACATTCTTCATTTATGCATGGAAAAAACGCTACTGATTAACTATGCGCTCTCATTCATATCTCATACTAGCACACACTGGAGGTCCAAATATGTGACTGCAGAAACAAACAATAGTCTTTCTctttcacaaacaaacacacactcagttTGTGGTGTTCAAGGTCATTGTTCAAAGGCCTCGCTCTTATCTATGAGGCCGTTACGGTTGTTAGATACACATCAGATGGATCTAGGTCAGTTTGCTTTAAAAATTTGACCCCTCCCACTAATGCTTCTCTTGGCCCCCTGCCTGGGTTTCCTGTTTTTTCTGTGCTGCATTTAACCTGTGAGGACTGATCAAGAATGTGTGCAAATGTTCTGATGTAGTCCAACTTTCTGCATGTAATGCTTACCTTTGAGTTCCCATTCGTGGAGGTGGGTGGACTGGAATTTCAAGAGAGACTTGTTTTGCAGTGACCCATTCATtatgtgaagtgtgtaatttctgggGGCGTACGGCACCAACAggttggaaaaaaattaaagagtGTTTATTAATGACAGGTTTCTCAAACACTCCCCCATCTTGCATTATTTAGACCAATAGGTAGATTTgtactgtcatttttattattctgttgtaacataatttattataatgtgtgtgtttgtgcagggTGGCAGCTCTTGGACTTTTCGCCGGTGTGGTGTTGGTGCTCTTACTCTTCTGTCTGTATCGTGTCCTCTGCCCTCGGAACTATGGGCAGAACGGGGTGCCCCATGGTCGCCGGCGCCGTGGAGACCTGCCCTGTGATGAGTATGGCTACTCGCCGCCAATCAGCGAAATTTCCCCTCTGCTGCTGAGAGGCCACAGCATGGTGAGAGTCGAGTCAACATGCACTGAGTTTTTTCTGTAAATGAACTCTGAGATATATAAAAGTACCTTTGGCACCTCTCTTCAGGACATTGAGTGTCTGGCCAGTGATGGCATGCTGCTGACCAGCTGTTGTCTGGCGGGACAGATCCGTGTGTGGGACGCACAGACAGGAGACTGTCTTACTGTTATACCTAACAATGGGTAAGGAAATGCATAGACTCAGTTAACTCGGAAAATGCATAACTTTTCCCTAATGTATGCgtgactgttaaaaattttGGGGtccgtaagatttttttttaatgtttgaaaaaagctcaccgaggctgcatttatttgattaaaaaaaacgtaattgtgaaatattacaatttaaaatgacctaattttaatataactgtctattttaaaatgtcatttattcctgtgatggcaaagctgaattttcagcatcattactccagtcttcagtgtcacatgatccttcagaaatcattctaatatgctgatttggtgctcaggaaacattttttttatattatcaaTGTGGAAAATAGTGccgtttaatatttttgtggcaaCAGTGAAACGTTATTTTTTAAGATTCTTTTCTAagatagaaagtaaaaaaaaacagcatttaaaacattataaatgtctttactgtcactttcgatAAGTTTTAATGCATGCATGCTGAatcaatttttctttaaaaaaaaataaataaatcttactgactccagacctttgtttatatgtatgatattatgattaataatattggtaacactttacaataaggtctcatttgttaacattagttaaggTATCAACTAACATGAagtaacaatgagcaatacatttgttacagtatttattaatctttattaatgttagttaataaaaatacagctgttttttaatatgtactagaaaatgttgaaattaacattaactgagattaataaatgctgtaaaagtattgtccattcttagttcatgttaacaaatgtagCTAACTAATGAagtcttattgtaaagtgttacaataatattatacagtatgtaaaacaaaatatatatattgtttgtatCTACTGTAAGTCTGCGCAGGAGCAGCAGCAGTGGTTGTTGGGAGCATCGTGATGGCTGGGATCACATAAGTGCTTGTGAGGCCGAGGGCCTCCTGGGAGCAGACTTTCGAGAACCAGGAGGATCTATGGGTGGGCCAGATGTTGATATTTTCCCAATAAGGAGGAGGACTGCCCCTGCACGCCCTGCACTATTTGGGGACCAGCCAGACCTCACGCCTCTCATCGATACTAACTTTGGGGCTCTGCCCCCATCTCATGCTCTTGGCAGCTCTGGCTTTGACTTTGGGGGACTGGTGGAGAAAGCGTACCAGGAGCATGAGCCCTCGCCAACACTGGCCTTCCCCCCTTCTCCTCCAGCTACACAGCAAAGGCGACGTAGCCTTGGGGACCAGCCTGTCTTACCACCAGAGCTCCCCCCGCAAAGCAGTGGTGACTGGGACAGCTCAGTATGGGCCATGGAGCTGAGGGGCAACCTCATCGCCACAGGTCGCAGCAGCGGCAAACTGGaggtgagagaaagagagggctTTTATAAGGAGAACATCTTGAACCATCAATGTCATTAACCTGTCCACCTCATTTCCTGTTTCTCTTTGTCCTATCAGTTGTGGGATGCAGTAGAAGGATCACTACGATGCAGTAATGAAGATGGATTATCTGGAATCACTGCCTTGGCTTTTCTTAACAACAGGTGCATTCACAACAATCTGAAGCTCATACATAAGCCACACCAgtttcacacacacaaccacTCAACTCGTGTTTTCCTGCTAACGGGGATGTTTTCAATTGCAGAATTGTGGCGGCCCGTTTAAATGGCTCACTGGATTTCTTCACTGTGGAGATCAACAAGCCTCTCGGGTTGCTTCAATATCGCGGTGAGTTGTCAAAATATTCGACAAAGCATATTACAATGCAGCGTTCTCAAAGTCTTGTAAAATCTGGAAATACAGGCCTGGAAATGTTATGCAACTAAAATCTTGGAAGtgaatttttttgtatattgaagatgcatttttctgtttgtactcagtataaattttttttcaggtaaacttttttccttttttttttttttttttttttactctttgtgaGTGTGATttctattaaataatttttaaaaatcttgaaACGCTAAAAATAGGAAGATAAACACTGATAGTTACTCAAAGGGGAAAGTGGAGGTCCAAAATAAAGAggcattttaagtattttacacGATTTTGTGTGTCAGGACCCCCAGGCCGAGGCAGTCTGCCCCCCTCCCCCTGTTACAGCAGCGAGGATGTGATCAGCTGTCAGCTGACGCGCTCAGTGCAGTGTGCCCACCAGAAACCCATCACTGTGCTCAAAGCTGCCGCTGGCAGGGTCGTCACTGGCAGCCAGGACCATACAGTCCGAGTAAGGGACACATGACACACACATTACATCTGGAACAGTTTGTGGAAATATtcagaattttgtttt includes:
- the scap gene encoding sterol regulatory element-binding protein cleavage-activating protein, coding for MTVRERLRQNISAAFYRHGLLCASYPVPIILFTSASILTCCYPLLKLPLPGTGPVEFTTGIRDYLVPSHESQGDLSERPDWYRGPPVAFIQQVLVKAAVSPWDNSLVPVDVFRSPLGRVFSLLEEIRNHVYSDRSLEALCLQVTDLLPGLRRMQAVLPEHGCLLVSPGNYWQNRRDLFDADPDLLKTVHQHEPKGLHTSATLRDLLFGVPGKQTGVSLYSRKRVVTYTITIALSSYDARFVASLRARLKQLYPSANCTLREDHMVHVHFKEEIGIAELIPLVTTYIILFAYIYFSTRKIDMVKSKWGLALAAVVTVLSSLLMSVGLCTLFGLTPTLNGGEIFPYLVVVIGLENVLVLTKSVVSTPVDLEVKLRIAQGLSNESWSIMKNMATELCIILIGYFTFVPAIQEFCLFAVVGLVSDFFLQMFFFTTVLSIDIRRMELADLNRRLPAEAGMPPPKPGPLRPRETPPPPRPSPHTITLQAPAFRNLRLPKRLRVVYFLARTRLAQRIIMVGTVIWIGILVYTDPAGLRTLLAAQVSEQSPLGEAGLPPHLGVAPVFPGGDPTSTLSVLPAPEPTPLPENQSQGHRAARPGVAPVSSPQITWGPEDEELWRRLSFRHWPSLFSYYNITLAKRYISILPVIPVTLHLSPQEAIDTRHPQDTHHAPPPSIKTSDLQTDLTLYKVAALGLFAGVVLVLLLFCLYRVLCPRNYGQNGVPHGRRRRGDLPCDEYGYSPPISEISPLLLRGHSMDIECLASDGMLLTSCCLAGQIRVWDAQTGDCLTVIPNNGLRRSSSSGCWEHRDGWDHISACEAEGLLGADFREPGGSMGGPDVDIFPIRRRTAPARPALFGDQPDLTPLIDTNFGALPPSHALGSSGFDFGGLVEKAYQEHEPSPTLAFPPSPPATQQRRRSLGDQPVLPPELPPQSSGDWDSSVWAMELRGNLIATGRSSGKLELWDAVEGSLRCSNEDGLSGITALAFLNNRIVAARLNGSLDFFTVEINKPLGLLQYRGPPGRGSLPPSPCYSSEDVISCQLTRSVQCAHQKPITVLKAAAGRVVTGSQDHTVRVYRLEDSCCLFTLQGHSGGITAIYIDQTMVLASGGQDGAICVWDVLTGSRVSHVYGHRGDVTSLVCTTSCIISSGLDDLICIWDRSTGIKLYSIQQEVGCGASLGVISESLLVTGGQGCVSFWDLNYGDLLQTVYLGQSSEGQSVRQLLVLDNAAIVCDFGSELSLVYVPSVLEKLD